In the genome of Massilia sp. W12, the window TTCTGGATTGCGGCGAGCTGTGCAACGGCGGCGGACAGTTCTGCCTGCGCCTTTGCATAGTCAATTTTGGTGTCGCGGTTGGCCAGTGCTTCTTCGGCCAGTTTTTTTGCTTCGTTGGCTTTTGCTTCGTCGAGGTCGTGGCCGCGAATTGCGGTGTCAGCCAGAACCGTTACCGTGCCCGGTTGCACTTCAAGAATGCCGCCAGCGACGAAGACGAATTCCTCTTCGCTCTTGCCAGCCACCTTGATGCGCACCGCGCCCGGCTTGACGCGGGTAATCAGCGGGGTATGCTTGGGATAAATACCCAATTCACCAGCCTCACCAGGCAACGCGACAAACTCAGCCTCGCCAGCGAAGATTTGCTCTTCCGCCGAGACCACGTCAACGTGAATAGTGTGTGCCATGGGATTCCTGTCCGGTTAATGCCGCCCCCGCAAATGCCGGGGCGGCGGGCTGAAAGCTTATTGCTTCTTGCCTTTTTCAATCGCTTCGTCGATCGTGCCCACCATGTAGAACGCTTGTTCCGGCAGGTGATCCAGTTCGCCCGAGGCGATCATCTTGAAGCCACGGATGGTTTCCTTCAGCGACACGTATTTACCCGGCGAACCGGTGAACACTTCCGCCACGTGGAAAGGCTGCGACAGGAAACGTTGCATCTTACGGGCGCGCGCCACCACCAGCTTGTCTTCCGGCGCCAGTTCGTCCATACCCAGAATCGCGATAATGTCACGCAATTCTTTATAGCGCTGCAGGGTGCCCTGCACTGCGCGTGCGGTTTCATAGTGCTCTTGGCCCACCACCAGCGGGTCCAGCTGACGCGAGGTCGAGTCGAGCGGGTCCACTGCAGGATAAATACCCAGCGCAGCAATGTCACGCGACAACACAACGGTCGAATCCAAGTGACCGAAGGTGGTTGCAGGAGACGGGTCGGTCAAGTCATCCGCAGGGA includes:
- a CDS encoding F0F1 ATP synthase subunit epsilon, yielding MAHTIHVDVVSAEEQIFAGEAEFVALPGEAGELGIYPKHTPLITRVKPGAVRIKVAGKSEEEFVFVAGGILEVQPGTVTVLADTAIRGHDLDEAKANEAKKLAEEALANRDTKIDYAKAQAELSAAVAQLAAIQKLRQKR